One window of the Pelmatolapia mariae isolate MD_Pm_ZW linkage group LG15, Pm_UMD_F_2, whole genome shotgun sequence genome contains the following:
- the chrm5b gene encoding muscarinic acetylcholine receptor M5b, translating into MDASNSTFGNTSDVSAAPHSLWEAITIATVSAIVSLITIVGNVLVMLSFKVNSQLKTVNNYYLLSLAFADLIIGVLSMNLYTTYILMGYWSLGNLACDLWLAVDYVASNASVMNLLVISFDRYFSITRPLTYRAKRTPKRAAIMIGLAWLVSFVLWAPPILCWQYFVGERKVPVDQCQIQFLTQPVITFGTAIAAFYIPVSIMTILYCRIYKETQKRTKDLAELQGLTKEHVPEGAKPQKTIIRSCFHFTREPRDQSQASWSSSNQSNATKTTTRSDEAWAKADQITSFNSYTSSEEEEQHVSIETPQGSFKEPGSGETNKNGQVTDYAEDEYFSTPQKKNSKKCISYRFKLGSKGKNTNPMSATSCPPEAELPTKNASPSSSSTTSKPMDTALKNQITKRKRMVLVKEKKAAQTLSAILLAFILTWTPYNIMVLISTFCVECIPTSLWHLGYWLCYVNSTINPMCYALCNKTFQKTFRMLLLCQWRKRRRGEDKLYWGGQNPNVNNKMT; encoded by the coding sequence ATGGATGCTTCAAACAGTACTTTTGGGAACACTTCAGATGTCTCCGCTGCTCCTCACAGCCTTTGGGAGGCTATAACCATCGCCACGGTGTCAGCCATTGTCAGCCTGATAACAATAGTTGGTAATGTGCTAGTTATGCTGTCCTTCAAAGTAAACAGTCAACTTAAAACTGTAAACAACTACTACCTACTGAGTCTGGCCTTTGCCGACCTCATCATTGGCGTTTTATCCATGAACCTGTATACCACATATATACTAATGGGTTACTGGTCCCTGGGGAACCTTGCATGTGACCTCTGGCTAGCAGTAGATTATGTAGCCAGCAATGCTTCAGTTATGAACTTACTTGTTATCAGTTTTGACAGATACTTCTCCATTACAAGGCCACTGACATACAGGGCAAAGAGGACTCCAAAGAGGGCTGCCATTATGATAGGTCTGGCATGGTTGGTGTCATTTGTCCTTTGGGCTCCACCCATTCTGTGCTGGCAGTACTTTGTAGGAGAGAGAAAAGTGCCAGTGGACCAGTGCCAAATCCAGTTTTTAACACAGCCCGTCATCACATTTGGGACAGCCATTGCTGCGTTCTACATCCCAGTCTCTATTATGACCATTCTTTACTGCAGGATTTACAAAGAGACGCAAAAACGGACAAAAGATCTAGCAGAGCTGCAAGGGCTCACAAAGGAACATGTTCCAGAGGGGGCTAAACCACAGAAAACTATTATTCGTTCTTGTTTTCATTTCACCCGAGAGCCAAGAGATCAGAGTCAGGCCTCCTGGTCCTCATCTAATCAAAGTAATGCCACAAAAACTACCACGAGGTCAGATGAGGCATGGGCGAAAGCAGACCAGATCACGTCTTTTAATAGCTACACGTCCTCAGAAGAAGAGGAACAACACGTTTCAATAGAAACCCCACAAGGATCCTTCAAAGAGCCAGGAAGTGGAGAAACTAATAAAAATGGACAGGTGACTGATTATGCAGAAGATGAGTATTTTTCCACACCTcaaaaaaagaacagcaaaaaGTGCATCTCATATAGGTTTAAACTTGGCTCAAAGGGTAAAAACACCAATCCTATGAGCGCAACATCATGCCCCCCTGAAGCAGAGCTGCCCACCAAAAATGCCtccccctcctcatcctccaccACCTCCAAACCCATGGACACTGCCCTGAAGAACCAGATTACTAAGAGAAAGAGGATGGTGCTGGTGAAGGAGAAAAAAGCGGCCCAGACTCTTAGCGCCATCCTCCTGGCTTTCATCCTGACATGGACGCCATACAACATCATGGTGCTTATCTCTACTTTCTGTGTCGAATGCATCCCGACATCACTGTGGCACCTGGGCTACTGGCTGTGCTACGTCAACAGCACCATCAACCCAATGTGCTACGCTCTTTGCAACAAGACCTTCCAGAAGACGTTCCGCATGCTTCTGCTGTGTcagtggaggaagaggaggagaggtgaGGATAAGCTATACTGGGGTGGACAAAACCCAAATGTCAACAATAAAATGACTTAA